From one Phaeodactylum tricornutum CCAP 1055/1 chromosome 16, whole genome shotgun sequence genomic stretch:
- a CDS encoding predicted protein, with protein MKYTAFHEQRFRDSVDQALKNVKTILDTTRNPRLAAEESHAYDDKFALAEFLTNTAVASHMNALERLGLESEQLRKVASWVHDDQKPVTLRFQAQDSCTFLKEQEVAIPSSSEFETTSTSTQSSPSSAGFFSGGTKTEKTSTRVIQKLKEYHWKVRVAYRIFLFCASDLDSSIELSSRETSTIIVTSGGQARPGGASVSSGRPLPPIRDTTAHAPVDVNMTWFFQMLSPKERICQFSIDRTSEKAVGTCKTPRRNDQVDQAVHFQKSFFDWAGATQNFFTQRVENEIVGKHRPLVDAKDVDIPQPFPAGTRCVIHGLQKEPAFNGKVVVVIDYAVEQERYNVARESINSGLPPKLLIKPKNLKPEHNGSTRAALLADISTDGVFCPILPLTEDAKVLSMGDVGEFLDEQVRSLNEKTENLSKMFPPRQLVKLTSIAEATIVVMCQHIRDLSTLYGDGVDYIENMIKQQLVEAIGKEVQSEDFDLFMKFHNRKLYGPDYAPKPFTYAVRRPNRFPEGVLTIESIHDKHEPIETFARKIEGSASSPIYVPINAATSIEITGDRYLHGWMQHRFEVQPRNGYQLAARARQFSSFLVIVGTMAGPSQFDPKEAIILQNKDEVLIPLLTTVLPTAKEFKDAISSLSPEQKAFAQAYRSMQLESSVFGVCVIQLKAQLEKLLGLWDGALTKEIQLTQDLMSLFVDYQIPSDLVSFDGPSDKDQDFKLLAVKKHVKSVKDVVIAEKEKQIAEEARKADMRAEMNFTGETEQIENGMDLHYGDEGTRMLRSTEVSYPMASMASCASASRAPEALKKTRSKGVYATSKRTNASLPSRAPTPSIPLSTEPVQPGMTSLAPSNTSVTEDFTVVPKLLDSKIEKYDNDDALRSTIIKAGAVWTRVRQENLLTFAKLSTLVGPVVEDERRKAFDLLDAISRSGTLPIDCAELHIIVGVAHCFENDCMGTIIQDNVNPIEKVEKSSLMIAGTIFGESTKKLIADKTQLERVQNVFPQLLSS; from the exons ATGAAGTACACCGCCTTCCACGAGCAGCGCTTCCGAGATTCTG TCGACCAGGCTTTGAAGAATGTCAAAACCATTTTGGATACGACCCGCAATCCGCGTTTAGCGGCAGAGGAGTCGCACGCCTACGATGACAAATTTGCCTTGGCGGAGTTTTTGACCAACACCGCCGTGGCTTCGCATATGAATGCACTGGAACGTCTCGGATTGGAATCGGAACAGCTACGAAAGGTTGCGTCGTGGGTGCATGACGATCAAAAGCCCGTCACGTTGCGATTTCAAGCGCAGGATTCGTGCACTTTTCTAAAGGAGCAGGAAGTCGCTATTCCATCGTCGAGCGAGTTTGAGACGACGTCTACATCCACCCAATCATCGCCGTCGTCTGCCGGATTCTTTAGCGGCGGAacaaagacggaaaagaCTTCGACGAGGGTCAttcaaaaattgaaggaatACCATTGGAAAGTTCGGGTTGCCTATCggatttttcttttctgcgCCAGTGATCTAGACTCGTCGATTGAGCTAAGCTCACGGGAAACGTCTACCATAATCGTTACTTCGGGCGGCCAAGCACGCCCGGGTGGAGCTTCCGTTTCATCGGGTCGTCCCCTGCCTCCCATTCGGGATACAACTGCCCATGCACCCGTGGACGTCAACATGACTTGGTTCTTTCAGATGTTGTCACCGAAGGAACGAATTTGCCAGTTTTCTATCGATCGAACATCCGAAAAAGCTGTCGGGACTTGCAAGACACCGCGTCGCAATGACCAGGTTGACCAAGCCGTCCACTTTCAAAAGTCGTTCTTTGACTGGGCCGGCGCGACTCAGAATTTCTTCACACAACGCGTAGAAAACGAAATTGTTGGCAAACACCGACCTTTGGTGGACGCCAAGGATGTCGACATTCCCCAGCCGTTTCCCGCGGGAACGCGTTGCGTTATACATGGTTTACAAAAGGAACCTGCGTTCAACGGGAAAGTTGTAGTTGTTATCGACTACGCTGTAGAGCAAGAACGCTACAATGTGGCACGAGAATCGATCAATTCGGGACTTCCCCCCAAGCTGCTTATTAAACCGAAGAATCTCAAGCCGGAACACAACGGATCGACGCGAGCCGCTTTACTGGCTGACATTTCTACCGATGGAGTCTTTTGCCCCATTTTGCCGCTCACGGAAGACGCAAAGGTCTTGTCGATGGGAGACGTTGGTGAATTTTTGGACGAGCAAGTTCGGTCCCTCAATGAGAAGACGGAGAATCTTTCAAAGATGTTTCCACCGAGGCAACTGGTCAAGTTAACCTCAATTGCGGAGGCCACGATTGTAGTAATGTGTCAGCATATCCGTGATTTGAGCACACTGTACGGTGACGGAGTGGACTATATTGAAAACATGATCAAACAACAGCTCGTCGAGGCTATTGGCAAGGAAGTTCAAAGCGAAGATTTCGATTTATTTATGAAGTTTCATAATCGAAAGCTGTACGGCCCGGATTACGCTCCCAAACCCTTCACGTACGCTGTTCGGAGACCAAATCGGTTCCCCGAAGGCGTGCTGACCATTGAAAGTATCCACGACAAACACGAACCGATCGAGACTTTTGCGCGAAAGATTGAAGGAAGTGCGAGCTCTCCCATTTATGTTCCGATCAATGCGGCGACGTCGATTGAAATTACCGGCGACCGTTACCTACATGGATGGATGCAACACCGCTTCGAAGTTCAACCCAGGAACGGATATCAATTGGCCGCTCGCGCTCGTCAGTTTTCGAGCTTTCTCGTGATTGTGGGTACAATGGCCGGGCCTAGCCAGTTTGATCCAAAGGAGGCTATCATTCTTCAAAACAAGGATGAAGTTCTTATTCCTCTTTTGACTACTGTATTGCCGACCGCAAAAGAGTTCAAAGACGCAATCTCATCTTTGTCGCCCGAACAAAAGGCGTTCGCTCAGGCGTATCGGAGTATGCAGTTGGAGTCCTCAGTttttggtgtgtgtgtgattCAGCTAAAGGCTCAATTGGAAAAGCTTTTGGGCCTATGGGATGGAGCTCTAACAAAGGAAATTCAGTTGACGCAAGATTTAATGTCACTTTTTGTCGACTACCAAATTCCAAGTGACTTGGTTTCGTTTGACGGTCCAAGCGATAAAGATCAAGACTTCAAACTTTTGGCGGTTAAAAAACACGTGAAGTCTGTAAAGGATGTTGTGATTgcggaaaaggaaaaacaaaTCGCGGAAGAGGCGCGAAAAGCAGATATGAGAGCTGAGATGAATTTTACCGGCGAGACCGAGCAAATTGAGAACGGAATGGATCTACATTATGGCGATGAGGGAACGAGGATGCTTCGCTCTACTGAAGTAAGCTACCCAATGGCCTCGATGGCGAGTTGTGCCTCTGCGTCTCGCGCTCCTGAAGCGCTGAAGAAAACAAGGTCCAAAGGTGTCTATGCTACCAGCAAGCGCACAAATGCCTCGCTGCCATCCCGGGCGCCTACTCCTTCCATACCGTTATCAACCGAGCCCGTCCAGCCTGGCATGACATCGCTTGCTCCAAGCAACACTTCAGTAACCGAGGATTTCACGGTAGTCCCAAAGCTGCTCGATTCAAAGATTGAAAAGTATGATAACGATGACGCTCTGCGCTCGACCATCATTAAAGCAGGGGCGGTATGGACACGAGTTCGGCAGGAGAATCTACTCACTTTTGCAAAGTTGTCGACCCTGGTGGGTCCCGTTGTCGAGGATGAACGAAGAAAGGCTTTTGATCTTTTGGACGCTATTAGTCGAAGCGGAACCCTACCGATTGACTGCGCAGAGCTGCACATAATTGTCGGCGTTGCTCACTGCTTCGAAAATGACTGTATGGGAACAATCATTCAGGATAATGTAAATCCAATCGAGAAGGTAGAAAAGTCATCATTGATGATCGCAGGTACAATATTTGGAgagtcgacgaagaagctcATAGCGGACAAGACCCAACTCGAACGTGTTCAAAATGTATTTCCGCAATTGCTTAGTTCCTAG
- a CDS encoding predicted protein, producing VLVLFCGGTLIMRENQDGSLVVNDKDKAIELLLNMEPRMSEIAQLDVHYIDNIDSSNMSPERWDEIGRVIYDHYDDYVGFVITHGTDTMAFTASALSFVLGDLGKPVTITGAHIPGGRIETDARRNFVNAVKVATLSKAGVMLIFDGDVILGARSHKLSESKLDAFGPINWTLLGEIRIDVHFSQDAKERHDRPLRFRPGFETDIAVFTLFPGFPPRDIENAIKWGTKGIILRGYGSGNISYMYMDAVKLAQTKKIPIVVNTQCLEGATLMHMYDVGKQALDHGVIQAYDMSTECIITKLMWALKHADSYEQIRGIMHTNYTGEL from the coding sequence GTGCTAGTTCTCTTTTGCGGGGGAACCTTAATCATGCGCGAAAACCAGGACGGTTCGCTGGTCGTCAACGATAAAGACAAGGCTATTGAATTGTTACTTAATATGGAGCCCCGCATGTCGGAAATTGCTCAACTCGATGTACACTACATTGACAATATCGACAGTAGCAACATGTCCCCGGAACGTTGGGACGAAATTGGCCGCGTCATTTACGATCACTACGATGACTACGTCGGCTTTGTGATAACGCACGGTACCGATACCATGGCGTTCACCGCTAGTGCGCTATCTTTTGTGCTGGGCGATTTGGGCAAACCCGTTACCATTACCGGTGCGCATATTCCCGGGGGCCGCATCGAGACCGACGCCCGACGCAatttcgtcaacgccgtTAAAGTCGCGACGCTGAGCAAAGCCGGAGTCATGTTGATCTTTGATGGCGACGTCATTCTGGGTGCGCGGTCGCACAAACTATCGGAATCCAAGCTAGACGCCTTTGGTCCCATCAATTGGACACTTTTGGGTGAAATCCGTATCGACGTTCATTTCAGCCAGGATGCCAAAGAACGACACGACCGGCCATTGCGGTTTCGCCCCGGCTTTGAAACCGATATCGCCGTATTTACCTTGTTCCCAGGCTTTCCTCCCCGAGACATCGAAAACGCCATCAAGTGGGGTACCAAGGGAATCATCTTGCGGGGCTACGGGTCCGGGAATATTAGCTACATGTACATGGATGCCGTCAAGCTTGCACAGACGAAAAAGATTCCCATTGTCGTTAATACGCAATGCCTCGAGGGAGCGACCTTGATGCATATGTATGATGTCGGAAAGCAAGCGCTCGATCACGGTGTCATTCAAGCCTACGACATGAGCACCGAATGTATCATTACCAAACTCATGTGGGCACTGAAACACGCCGATAGCTACGAGCAAATCCGCGGCATTATGCACACCAACTATACCGGTGAACTC
- a CDS encoding predicted protein, whose amino-acid sequence MASDMPKLAPGATRKRNVFDVIEALQKQSAKTILVRVDFNVPMNSDGKITDDSRIRGALPTIKAVVNAKCNAVLVSHMGRPKLVQKAADDEETRQQRHELSLKPVADHLAKLLDQEVLFGDDCLHAQSTIRELPAEGGGVCLLENLRFYKEEEKNGEDFRKSLASYADGYVNDAFGTSHRAHASVAGVPALLPKEVCGIGCLVASELAYLDFKNASSDEQIAAIIGGSKVSTKLPVIEGLLKNVQTLVLQGGLAFTFLKAQGIKIGDSLVEDSMIDTAKDLLKQADSMGKTIILPVDAVCSQSFPKGPMDKADTKTFELNTDAGIDDGWMGLDIGPKSVKIIADGLAKATKIVVNGPAGVFEVPPFDEGTRGLVDAIESLTKNGTVSVVGGGDSVAALEAFGKTEAVSYVSTGGGATLELLAGDILPGVAAIADYD is encoded by the coding sequence ATGGCTTCCGACATGCCCAAGCTTGCTCCCGGAGCCACCCGCAAACGCAACGTCTTTGACGTCATCGAGGCACTCCAGAAACAATCGGCCAAGACCATTCTGGTTCGTGTCGATTTCAACGTTCCCATGAATAGCGACGGCAAGATCACGGACGACTCGCGCATCCGCGGAGCCCTACCGACCATCAAGGCCGTGGTTAACGCCAAGTGCAACGCCGTGCTCGTCTCGCACATGGGTCGCCCCAAGTTGGTGCAAAAAGCCgctgacgacgaagaaacgcgACAGCAGCGACACGAGCTCAGCCTCAAGCCCGTTGCGGATCATCTCGCCAAACTCCTTGATCAAGAAGTGCTCTTTGGCGACGACTGTCTCCACGCACAAAGCACCATTCGCGAACTCCCTGCCGAAGGCGGCGGAGTCTGCTTGCTGGAGAATCTACGCTTCTataaggaagaagaaaagaacggTGAAGACTTTCGTAAAAGCCTCGCATCCTACGCTGATGGATACGTCAATGACGCCTTTGGTACATCGCACCGGGCGCACGCTAGTGTCGCCGGAGTGCCCGCCTTGCTACCCAAAGAAGTTTGCGGAATTGGATGTTTGGTGGCGTCCGAACTCGCCTACCTTGACTTTAAGAACGCCTCGTCCGATGAACAGATTGCCGCCATTATTGGCGGATCCAAGGTGTCCACCAAGCTTCCTGTCATTGAGGGACTTCTGAAGAATGTCCAGACCCTCGTCCTTCAAGGTGGACTCGCCTTTACCTTCCTAAAGGCGCAAGGCATCAAAATTGGTGATAGTCTCGTCGAAGATAGCATGATTGACACTGCCAAAGATTTACTGAAACAGGCTGACAGCATGGGAAAGACTATTATTCTACCGGTCGATGCCGTGTGCTCGCAGTCCTTCCCCAAGGGGCCCATGGACAAGGCCGACACCAAGACCTTTGAGCTCAATACGGATGCTGGTATTGACGATGGTTGGATGGGTCTCGACATCGGTCCCAAGTCGGTGAAGATAATTGCCGACGGTCTCGCCAAGGCGACCAAGATAGTCGTCAACGGACCAGCCGGTGTTTTCGAAGTCCCGCCTTTTGACGAAGGAACCCGTGGCCTCGTGGACGCCATTGAATCCCTCACCAAGAACGGTACCGTTTCTGTTGTGGGAGGCGGTGACTCCGTGGCCGCTTTGGAAGCCTTCGGTAAGACGGAAGCTGTATCGTATGTCAGTACCGGAGGTGGTGCCACCCTGGAACTCTTGGCCGGAGACATTCTGCCTGGAGTGGCTGCCATTGCCGATTACGATTAA
- a CDS encoding predicted protein: protein MTLTLPATDPKTIKQMNEPPENPLLNPPSEEQGVVTDADSTVATENEETLKPTASVEPATRENTPRHDIDSGSSNDPLLEQKGPSTDRSPDGDSNDVPPPLENATPYACNPYEQVHASGVLNPHPALAMQFYEARMRDHAVAYASAAAGAAWAAAQVAQAAADYAVGTGPPLPTFGGLPTWNNSTYAYSNANQFLPSFGTPSSPMHPHFAMYANSYYFPEQLTHQYYQPPVSNERQNYGGTQKQDRNGPGQVDDGKTKESIDHLDCPKQHHQRRKRQQRLPLEETSIPKVISSRQSTASQGTVGEGYEPSSANNNQSSSRGRCRYTGRGKVRRRLLRSDGDSSSSGSNVFPQPRTHNKKKARSDESLLGKTAISALYEWCSKRQRTPSFLLQKAGYSGNFAFKVVLEDGEEYGVGDGCTKIAAKQLAAKRSLQALVPGVVFDESTGVVVGLRCTPKRKDSASLEADDLAPNLAKRLAIGHNDEDCDTESFDGDRSKLSKPAKQAKRTLDIYPGTSTASEDEDENEYYTSRGASVCSALLHALVQIDPCLPEPPSFTYGQEESILPTLVASLKGRKNGFRVHRPSYKCTAALSRIIPETGTNTPYDSEEDEKAFLTHVKDRETSSDTLPLEEHLEASGIGGTKREARHIASSKLLALLFPECESMVEVKAAAEAIRDAHVASKGSKAHPRPIVKDEEVKSVHRCMVKIAGNPPLPEQLRANLELLLIGAADRFDSRLLDRKVKVAAEDDDCEHVNLRNPDELAYCRDHVDRLVEIALQNYNDHDEEGRCLPDELTADDVGRTILRKATDVDLPNIVRLFELNAEAFGNIQQVHNSETASAPDEPVACEKLASHDPLAAPLKSTTSIVLLLCRAITPFNDPPLGCAILTRGFSTQEGCNWRVTAIANEPHVPPERFIECIETFAKHMDCVLEPFLCKSQTDALKSKSTTQASALHSLASHFGSSRDEHEDDDNRGRPPSSLQQLSSHLQSVAEESELSESSTVKIETRAAKRMRKPNKKSRVN, encoded by the exons ATGACCCTAACCCTGCCCGCA ACGGACCCGAAGACAATCAAGCAAATGAACGAACCCCCTGAGAATCCCTTGCTCAACCCACCGAGTGAAGAACAAGGCGTTGTAACGGATGCAGACTCCACAGTTGCTACCGAAAACGAGGAAACATTGAAACCAACAGCAAGCGTCGAGCCAGCGACTCGCGAGAACACTCCTCGCCACGACATCGACAGTGGCTCTTCCAATGATCCTCTGTTGGAACAAAAGGGCCCCAGTACAGACAGAAGCCCCGATGGAGATTCTAACGACGTTCCTCCGCCTCTCGAAAACGCAACACCGTACGCCTGCAATCCCTACGAACAGGTACACGCTTCTGGTGTGCTGAATCCGCACCCGGCACTGGCGATGCAGTTCTACGAAGCCCGCATGCGGGATCACGCCGTTGCCTACGCATCGGCAGCAGCTGGTGCGGCATGGGCTGCTGCCCAAGTAGCTCAGGCAGCCGCTGACTATGCCGTCGGGACCGGCCCGCCTCTGCCAACTTTTGGAGGTCTACCGACATGGAACAACTCCACCTACGCCTATTCTAACGCCAATCAATTCCTACCTTCCTTCGGCACTCCATCGTCTCCAATGCATCCTCATTTCGCCATGTATGCAAACTCGTATTATTTTCCGGAGCAGCTCACGCACCAATACTACCAGCCTCCGGTGTCGAATGAAAGACAGAATTACGGTGGTACACAAAAGCAAGATCGGAATGGTCCGGGTCAAGTGGACGATGGTAAGACCAAGGAGTCAATCGACCATCTGGATTGTCCGAAACAGCATCACCAGCGCagaaaacgacaacaaagactTCCTCTTGAGGAAACATCGATTCCAAAAGTGATTTCGTCCCGTCAGTCAACCGCGTCTCAAGGCACCGTCGGTGAAGGATACGAACCTTCCAGCGCAAACAATAACCAGAGCAGCAGTCGGGGGCGTTGCCGATATACTGGTCGTGGTAAAGTCCGCCGCCGTCTACTACGATCCGATGGGGATAGTAGTAGCAGTGGGAGCAACGTTTTCCCACAACCACGCACgcacaacaaaaagaaggctCGCTCGGATGAATCGCTTTTGGGCAAGACCGCCATTTCCGCCTTGTATGAATGGTGCAGCAAGCGACAGCGCAcgccttcttttcttcttcaaaaagcagGATATTCTGGAAACTTTGCTTTTAAGGTAGTTTTGGAGGACGGCGAAGAATATGGGGTGGGTGATGGATGCACCAAGATCGCTGCCAAGCAACTGGCAGCCAAACGATCTTTGCAAGCATTGGTCCCGGGAGTTGTGTTCGACGAATCCACAGGAGTGGTGGTGGGTTTACGCTGTACGCCGAAGCGCAAGGACAGCGCTTCATTGGAAGCGGACGATCTAGCACCAAACTTGGCTAAGCGATTGGCAATTGGTCACAATGACGAGGACTGCGATACGGAGTCTTTTGACGGGGATAGATCAAAATTGTCCAAGCCTGCGAAACAGGCAAAGCGTACCCTTGATATTTACCCTGGGACTTCGACAGCTTcagaagacgaagacgagaacGAATACTATACCTCGCGTGGTGCAAGTGTTTGCTCCGCTCTGTTGCATGCACTTGTTCAAATTGACCCATGTTTGCCAGAACCGCCATCATTTACTTATGGCCAGGAGGAAAGTATATTGCCTACGTTAGTGGCCTCCTTGAAGGGGCGGAAGAATGGTTTCCGCGTTCACCGTCCATCGTATAAGTGTACGGCGGCGTTAAGTCGCATTATACCAGAGACGGGCACCAATACCCCCTATGACAGCGAGGAGGATGAAAAGGCATTTTTGACACATGTGAAAGATCGTGAGACGTCATCGGACACGCTGCCTCTTGAGGAGCATCTGGAGGCGTCTGGTATTGgtggaacaaaaagagaaGCTAGACATATAGCTTCTTCGAAATTACTGGCGCTATTGTTTCCGGAATGTGAATCTATGGTGGAGGTGAAAGCCGCGGCGGAAGCAATACGAGATGCCCACGTCGCATCCAAAGGAAGCAAAGCTCACCCACGGCCAATTGTGAAGGACGAAGAAGTTAAATCTGTGCATCGATGCATGGTAAAAATAGCAGGCAATCCTCCTTTGCCAGAACAACTTCGTGCAAACCTTGAGCTCCTTCTCATCGGCGCTGCTGACCGATTTGACTCTAGGCTCTTGGATAGGAAGGTGAAAGTGGCAGCAGAAGACGATGATTGCGAGCATGTGAATCTACGTAATCCTGATGAACTTGCATATTGTCGAGACCATGTCGATCGATTGGTAGAAATCGCTCTCCAGAACTACAACGACCACGACGAGGAAGGGCGGTGCCTTCCCGACGAACTGACAGCAGACGATGTTGGAAGGACTATACTTCGTAAAGCGACAGACGTGGACCTGCCTAATATTGTAAGACTATTCGAATTGAATGCTGAGGCGTTCGGAAATATCCAACAGGTGCACAATTCGGAGACAGCGTCAGCTCCCGACGAACCAGTTGCGTGCGAAAAGCTCGCTAGCCATGATCCACTTGCCGCTCCGCTAAAATCGACAACATCAATTGTTCTGCTGCTTTGCAGGGCAATAACGCCATTCAACGACCCACCTTTGGGTTGCGCCATTCTTACAAGGGGGTTTTCAACGCAAGAAGGCTGCAATTGGAGAGTGACAGCGATCGCCAACGAACCTCATGTGCCCCCAGAGCGTTTTATTGAATGCATCGAAACCTTTGCCAAACATATGGACTGTGTACTTGAACCGTTTCTTTGTAAATCTCAAACAGATGcattgaaatcaaaaagcACGACTCAAGCTTCTGCTTTGCATTCGTTGGCTTCTCATTTTGGCTCTTCACGGGACGAAcacgaagatgatgacaaCAGAGGTAGACCCCCGAGCTCATTGCAGCAGCTATCGTCGCACCTTCAGTCAGTTGCTGAGGAAAGTGAGCTATCTGAATCATCCACTGTAAAAATAGAGACACGGGCGGCGAAGCGCATGAGAAAACCGAACAAGAAGTCAAGAGTAAACTAA
- a CDS encoding predicted protein — protein MSLVVISSLSVRIQAFTSTKAAFRLSRRSVRCFGGSALRSRRRSSEGEQKSVLEWESFEFGESPKWDARFDSSRTIVAGNEDELNLVRQAEAIKDQETAATLNQQRSAWERLSPGIVESATQLLLPFIQEERVQRIKSVLNQRTGHTRLLFENPANPSNIWACLRTVDSFGIQHVDVVIQSGEYKGKAALSQKRGMRTAMGSAQWMTLRNHLSTADAVRTLKTQNNCRIFASDLNPNSRDIRTIDWSSYGDQPICIKCVSSRMKPLHCPCTDLPSPSICRWRPPLRWRI, from the exons ATGAGTCTTGTGGTTATATCATCGTTGTCGGTCCGGATTCAAGCTTTTACTTCTACGAAAGCCGCATTCCGTTTGTCCCGAAGAAGCGTCCGTTGCTTTGGAGGTAGCGCTCTTCGCAGTCGGCGCCGGAGCAGCGAAGGAGAGCAGAAAAGTGTGTTGGAATGGGAAAGCTTCGAATTTGGGGAAAGCCCGAAATGGGATGCTCGCTTCGATAGTTCTCGGACAATCGTTGCCGGGAACGAAGATGAGCTCAATCTCGTTCGGCAGGCCGAAGCCATCAAGGATCAAGAAACTGCCGCAACGCTCAATCAGCAACGGTCCGCCTGGGAGAGGCTTTCTCCCGGAATAGTTGAATCTGCCACACAACTACTGTTACCCTTtatacaggaagaaagagtACAGCGTATTAAATCGGTGTTGAACCAAAGAACCGGACACACGCGGCTTTTGTTTGAGAATCCGGCCAatccgtccaacatttgg GCGTGCTTGCGGACGGTTGATAGCTTTGGAATTCAACACGTGGACGTGGTCATTCAGAGTGGTGAGTACAAGGGCAAGGCGGCTCTTTCCCAGAAGCGGGGTATGCGAACTGCCATGGGTTCTGCCCAATGGATGACCTTACGGAATCATTTGTCCACGGCCGACGCCGTCCGAACGCTCAAAACCCAAAACAATTGTCGGATCTTTGCGTCCGATCTGAATCCGAACTCGAGAGATATTCGAACCATTGACTGGAGTTCCTACGGTGATCAACCCATCTGTATC AAATGCGTGAGCTCGCGGATGAAACCTTTACATTGCCCATGTACGGATTTGCCGAGTCCTTCAATCTGTCGGTGGCGACCGCCATTACGCTGGCGCATCTGA
- a CDS encoding predicted protein — MPIITTTRRKRRSIKPFQQRETMKPTGPSVFGPRSNKRTLSSFLILFIGVMLSIAAVDIWSRRRLSTSSDQQAFRTSVSTNQHQKSFEPWSTGLAAKQSFGFFDDIGDTAWSRMRNNAVNFQQYRKPQKPDTGNEDPWRWYINNLEPDFSCPHAARVGGHGDGPKWVCDPHRLQAKDDCLIYSIGSSGNYLFEDSLLGLAGKGQCEIHVFDFGDFDRPENADNRIFYHPWGLGSSYDDVYSDRIKKIAGEQEVLTFQEILRRLNHENRTIDLFKIDCEGCEWSSYKDWIDKDLRQIQIEVHGLPSARSGISGSDFYNSFRNNSFAMFSKEHNQFTKSCYELSYIKLSKDFWETN, encoded by the coding sequence ATGCCAATCataacaacaacacgacGCAAGCGTAGATCCATAAAGCCATTCCAGCAACGCGAGACCATGAAACCTACCGGCCCTTCCGTGTTCGGCCCCCGGTCGAACAAACGCACCCTGTCGTCTTTCTTGATCCTGTTCATTGGTGTTATGCTCTCGATTGCAGCGGTTGACATTTGGTCTAGACGACGGCTGTCCACAAGCTCTGATCAACAAGCGTTTCGAACGAGTGTTTCTACCAACCAGCACCAGAAGAGCTTCGAGCCATGGTCTACAGGGCTCGCAGCCAAGCAAagctttggcttctttgacGATATTGGAGATACAGCCTGGAGTCGGATGCGGAACAATGCTGTCAATTTTCAGCAGTACCGCAAACCCCAAAAACCCGATACTGGCAACGAGGACCCTTGGAGGTGGTATATCAATAACTTGGAGCCGGACTTTTCTTGTCCTCACGCAGCTCGAGTAGGAGGACATGGAGACGGTCCAAAGTGGGTCTGTGACCCTCATCGCTTGCAAGCGAAAGACGATTGTCTGATCTATTCCATTGGAAGTAGCGGAAACTATTTGTTTGAAGACAGCTTGTTGGGCCTTGCGGGGAAAGGGCAATGTGAGATCCATGTCTTTGACTTTGGCGACTTTGATCGTCCTGAGAATGCAGACAACAGAATTTTCTACCACCCCTGGGGATTGGGAAGTAGTTATGATGATGTGTACAGTGACAGGATCAAGAAGATTGCTGGTGAACAGGAAGTCTTGACGTTTCAAGAAATTCTTCGCCGACTGAACCACGAGAATCGAACCATCGACCTCTTCAAGATAGACTGTGAAGGCTGTGAATGGAGTAGCTACAAGGACTGGATTGATAAAGACCTTCGTCAGATACAAATTGAGGTGCACGGACTGCCGTCTGCTAGGTCAGGTATCAGCGGATCGGATTTCTACAACTCCTTCCGCAACAACTCGTTTGCCATGTTCAGCAAAGAGCACAACCAATTCACCAAAAGTTGCTACGAACTCAGTTACATCAAACTGTCGAAGGACTTCTGGGAAACGAATTAG